One part of the Nymphaea colorata isolate Beijing-Zhang1983 chromosome 8, ASM883128v2, whole genome shotgun sequence genome encodes these proteins:
- the LOC116259007 gene encoding farnesyl pyrophosphate synthase-like yields the protein MASNASSDDLKPVFREVYGRLKEELLNDPAVDYTEDARQWIEKMLDYNVPGGKLNRGMSVIDSYKLLKEGQHLSEEEVFLGCALGWCIEWLQAYFLVLDDIMDNSHTRRGQPCWFRLPKVGLIAVNDGIILRNHICRILKKHFRDKPYYVDLLDLFNEVEFQTALGQTLDLITTHEGAKDLSKYQLPVYRRIVQYKTAYYSFYLPVACALLMSGENLESFGDVKNILVEMGTYFQVQDDYLDCFGDPKVIGKIGTDIEDFKCSWLIVQALERAHEDQVKILTESYGRTDADCVKTVKQVYRDLDLQNVFLEYERASYEKLISSIEAQPSTSVQKVLKSFLGKIYKRQK from the exons ATGGCGTCGAACGCGAGCTCCGACGATCTGAAGCCCGTCTTCAGGGAGGTGTACGGTCGCCTGAAGGAGGAGCTCCTCAATGATCCTGCGGTTGACTACACTGAAGACGCTCGCCAGTGGATCGAAAAG atgcTCGATTACAATGTGCCAGGAG GAAAGCTAAACAGAGGAATGTCCGTAATCGATAGTTACAAATTGTTGAAAGAAGGGCAGCATTTAAGTGAAGAAGAAGTCTTCCTTGGGTGTGCTCTTGGATGGTGTATCGAGTGG CTCCAAGCTTATTTTCTTGTGCTGGATGATATCATGGACAACTCACACACACGCCGTGGACAACCATGTTGGTTCCGGCTGCCCAAG GTGGGCTTGATTGCAGTGAATGATGGAATCATCCTCCGTAACCATATCTGTAGGATTTTGAAGAAGCATTTCAGAGATAAGCCTTACTATGTAGATCTCCTGGATCTATTCAATGAG GTTGAGTTCCAGACAGCTTTAGGCCAGACGCTGGATTTGATCACTACGCACGAGGGGGCGAAAGATCTTTCTAAGTACCAACTGCCAGT TTACAGGCGCATTGTTCAGTACAAGACTGCATATTATTCGTTTTATCTTCCT GTTGCATGTGCATTGCTTATGTCGGGGGAAAATCTTGAATCCTTCGGTGATGTGAAGAACATTCTTGTCGAAATGGGTACCTATTTTCAAGTACAG GATGATTATCTTGACTGTTTTGGTGATCCTAAAGTGATTGGCAAG ATTGGAACTGACATTGAAGATTTCAAGTGCTCTTGGTTGATTGTCCAAGCTCTGGAGCGTGCTCATGAAGACCAAGTTAAAATATTGACT GAGAGCTATGGCAGAACAGATGCTGACTGTGTGAAAACGGTGAAGCAGGTTTACAGGGACCTTGATCTTCAG AACGTCTTCTTAGAGTACGAACGTGCTAGTTATGAGAAACTGATCTCCTCCATTGAAGCCCAGCCAAGTACGTCAGTGCAGAAAGTCTTGAAATCATTCCTGGGGAAGATTTACAAGAGGCAGAAGTAA